From the genome of Vicinamibacterales bacterium:
GTGTCCGGGTAGCGGCGCAGCACCTCGCGCAGGAGCGCCAGGCCGTCCATCACCGGCATGCGCAGGTCGCTGATGACGAGCGGGAAGTCCCCGAACTCTTCGAGGGCGAGGAGCGCTTCGCGGCCGTCGGCCGCCTCGACCGCCGAGATGCCCAGAGGGGCGATGGCACGGCACAACGTGCGCCGCAGCGACCGATCGTCGTCGACCACCAGCGCGCGCACCGCCCCGACGGGAGGAGCCGAGTCGGGCTCTTGCTCGAACATTTTCTGCATCCTACCAGCCTTCTGGCGACTGGGGGCCCGCACCGTCACACGCGGCTGCACCGCGGCGAAGGCCGCGACGGCTTCGCGCTATCCTAGCCGCCGGTTTCCGCCCGCGTGCCAGCACCGTCTCCCCACGTGCAGACCGCCTGGGTCCTCGGCGACGTCGACGATAGCGCTCCGACCGCGTGTACGGCCCTCGAGGCCCTGGGCTTCGCGGTCACGCCGCGCGCCTGGACCCGCACGACTGGACGGCCGCCGGACCTGCTCGTTCTCTGCCTGGGAGACGGCCGCGAGGTCGAAGCCGTGCGCCAGGTCCTGGACCTGACCGGGTCCGCGTGTGCCGTGGTGTGCATCGGGGCGCCACCGGCGGTCGATCGCGTCAGGGACAGCGGCCTCGTCGAGCCCCTGGCCTGCCTCGACAGGCCCGTCCAGGCAGAGGACGTGGTCAGCGCCGCCCAGGTGGCCCTCCACGCGCGGCGCCTGCGGCGCCGATCCACCCGCGCCGCCATCGAAGCCGCGGCCGGGACCCACGGGGTCCCGGACGGCCTGGAAGCCATCCGCGGACAGCTCCGCGAGCGAGAGAGCGTCCTGGCCGGCATCAACGCCAACCTCGTCGGGACGGTGGTGTACCGGCTGGTGTTCACGCCCGACGGGCGGATGCACTGCCCCTACATCAGCGACAGCGTCGTGGACCTCGTGGGCATTCCGGCCCGCGCGTTCACCGAGCGCGCTGAGGTCGTCTTCGACATCATCGTCCCCGAGGACCTCGCCGGGGTGCGCGAGGGCATCGCGGCCTCGCTGCTCACCGACGCGCCGACCTCGATCGACGCCCGCGTCCGCACGGCGGCCGGCGAGCTGCGCTGGCTGCAGTTCCGCTCGCGGCGGACCGAGATCCTGCCCGACGGCGGCCAGGTCCGCGACGGCGTGGCGACCGACCTCACGGCGATCCGTCTCGCCGAGGCGGCGCTGCGGGACAGCGAGCAGCGGCTCGAGGTCACGCTGGCGTCCATCGGCGACGGCGTGCTGACCACCGACGTCGACGGACACGTGACGCGGCTCAACCCGGTGGCGGAGGCGCTCACGGGATGGACCCAGGCGGAGGCCCTCGGCCGGCCGGTGGCTGACGTCTTCCCGATCGTGGACGAAGGGACGCGCGCTCCCGCGGTGATGCCGGTGGACGAGGTGCTCGCCACCGGCCGACTGCACGAGCGGGGCAGCCACGCGGCTCTGATCGCCCGGGATGGGCGCGCGGTGCCGATCGCCGACAGCGCCGCGCCAATCCGCGACGGCGACGGCAGGGTCATCGGCGTCGTGCTCGTGTTCCGCGACGAGACCGAGGTGCGGGCGCAGCGTCGGCTCGTGGACCGCCAGCGCCGGATGCTCGACGGCCTGCGCCGGGTCCACGAACGCTTCATCGCCAACCCTGACGGCCACGACGCCTTCGACGACCTGCTCGACGTGCTGGTCGACAGCACCGGCAGCGCCTGCGGGTGCATCGACGAGGTGACGCGCGAGGACGCCGGCGCGCTCGCCATGACGACGCTGGCGATGAGCGCCGGACCGGCGGCCGCGCTGGCGGGCGCCGATGCCGACGCCCGCCGTCAGGTGGAGCGGATGCGCGACCTGCTTCGGGATGCGAGCGCAACCGCCACGCCCATCGTGAAGGGCGACCGCACCGCCGACCCGCCCGCCGCCGCCCGCGGCTTCCGGACGTTCCTGGCGCTCCCGGTCGCCGTCGGCGGCGACGTGGTCGGCGTGGTCGGCGTGGCCGACCGCGACGGCGGCTACGGCGCGACGCTCGTGGCCGAGCTCCAGCCGCTCGTGGCCACGGCCCGGAGCCTCATCCTGGCCCGGCGGGCGGACCGCCGGCGGCGGGATGCCGAGGCCGAGCTGCGGGCGCTCAACGCCACGCTCGAGGAACGCGTCGAACAGCGCGGCCGATCGCTCATCGCCGAACGCCGGCAGGCCGACCAGGAGCTGCGCCGGTCCCACGCGCTGCTGACGGCGACGCTCGAGGCCGCCACCGACGGCATCGTCGTGACGAGCCGCGAGGGCCCCGTGACCGGCTTCAACGAGAAGTTCCTGGCCCTGTGGCCGCTCGATCGCGCCGACGTCGAGCGCTTCGACGTCGATCAGCTCTTCGACGCGGCGGCCCGGTCGGTCGAGGACGCCGGGGCGTTCCTCGCCGCGGTGCGGAGCGCGGAATCGGAGGCCGGTGCCCAGGCGGTGGCCGAAGTCACGCTGCAGGACGGGCGGCACCTCGAGTGGTACTCGCAGCCGCAGCGCGTCGGCGACGCGGTGGTGGGACGGGTCTGGAGCGTGCGCGACGTGACGGAGCGGCGGCGCCTGGAGCGCCAGGTGCTCCGCGCGCAGCGGATGGACGCCATCGGCACGCTGGCGGGCGGCATCGCCCACGACCTGAACAACGCGCTGGCGCCGATCACGATGGCGATCCAGATGCTGACGCTGTCGAACCCCGGGCAGGCCGACGTGCTCGACACGCTCGCGTCGAGCGCGGCGCGGGCGTCGGGCATGGTCCGCCAGCTGCTGACCTTCGCCAAGGGCTCCGACGGGGGGCGGACGCCCATCGACACCTGCCAGCTCGTTCGCGAGATCGAGAAGATCGTCGCCTCCACCTTCCCGAAGAGCATCCGTCTCACGACGCGTCTTCCGGACGCGCCGACCTTCGTCCTGGGCGATCACACGCAGCTCGATCAGGTCCTGCTCAACCTGTGCGTCAACGCGCGGGACGCACTGCCGCACGGCGGAAGCCTGACGATCGAGACGGCGGTGGAGACCGTGCCGCCGATCGACGCGCACGAGGACCAGGGCGCAGGGCTGGCGCCTGGCGCGCCCGCGGTGGTCCTCCGCGTGACCGACTCCGGCACCGGCATCCCGGCGGCCGACCTCGACCGGATCTTCGACCCGTTCTACACGACCAAGCCGCACGAAGGGACGGGCCTGGGCCTGTCGACCGTGCTCGGCATCGTCAAGGGCCACGGCGGCCTCGTCCAGGTACGCTCGGCGCCCGGCGCCGGCTCCACCTTCACGGTCTACCTGCCGCCGCACGCCCCGGACGCACCCGATGCACCGAGGTCGGTCACGCCGGCGGCCCGCGGCGGGGGCGAGCTGGTGCTGTACGTGGACGACGAGGCCGGCGTGCGGCGGCTCGCGAAGAAGGTGCTGGAGCGCCTGGGCTTCCGCGCCGTGACGGTGGCCGATGGCAACGACGCGCTCGGCGCGCTCATGGACCAGCGCGAGACGATCCGCCTCATCATCACCGACCTGCACATGCCGCGGCTGGGCGGGCTGGCCTTCGCGCGCGCGGCCCGGAAGATCGCGCCGGAGATCCCGGTGGTGCTCGCCAGCGGCCGGGTGGAGGACAAGGTCCTGGCGGACTTCCGTGACATCGGCGTGACGCTCGTGCTGGAGAAGCCTTTCAGCCAGCAGCAGATGGCGGATATCCTGCGAATCGCTCTGGGGGGACAGCCATGACCGCGACGGCCGCTTCGGGCTCCGGCACCCATCCGTCCGACGACGACCAGTTCGCGCGGCTGCTGAGGTCGGCCCGCCTCGAATTGACGGGCCGGCTGGTGGACACGGCCGTCCACGAGCTCAACAACCTGCTCGGCGTCATCCTGGCGAATGTGTCGATGGCCCGGGAGACCGTGCCCGCCGGGACGTCGGCGGAAGAGGATCTCGACGAGGCCTCGCGCGCGGTGGGCGACGCCACGCACCTGGTCCGCCACCTGCGCCAGATCACGGTCGCGCCCGCCGCCGGTGCGGGCCCCGTGGATCTGGGCGCCGTCGCCACGGACACGGCGGCCGTCATCCGGCGGCTGGTCGGCCGCGTGGTGAGCGTCGAAGCGGACGCGCCGGCCGGCATGACGATGGTGTCCGCGCCCCGGGCCGTCGTGCAGCAGATCGTCGCGGCCCTGGTCGTGGACGCGCGCGATGCGATGCCGGAGGGCGGCACGATCCACATCACGACGAGGCTCGCGCCCCCCGGGGGCGGCGCCGTTCCCGCATTCGCCGCGCTGGAGGTGATCGAGGCCGGGCACGGCGGGATCGACGTGCGCACCGACTCACCGGCGGCGCCCCGCGGTGCGCGCGCCGGCCTCGACGCGCTGCGACCGATCGTGACCGCGATCGGCGGCGAGGTGCGGCGCGACGACGGCGGCGACGGCGTGCGGACGGTCGTCCACCTGCCCGTGGCCGCCAGGAGCGCTGAAGTACAATTCCCCGAATGAGCGCGCGATCGCGGTCCGATCACGCGACGGCGGCTCGAGGCGGCCGCGCGCGGTGGTCGGGAATCGCCGCGGCCGTGGCCCTCGCGGCCGTGGCCGCGACGGCCGGCTGGGGGTGGTGGACGCGCGATCGCGCCGCCGACGGCCCGATCGTCCTCATCTCGATCGACACGCTGCGCGCGGATCACCTGCCCGCCTACGGGTACTCGAACGTCCCGACGCCCGCCCTTGACGCCCTGGCGCGCGACGGCGTCCTCTTCGAGCGGGCCTATTCGCACTCCCCGCAGACGCTGCCCGCGCACACGTCGATCCTGTCGGGCCGACTGCCCTTCGAGCACGGCGTCCGCGACAACATCGGCTTCGCGGTCAAGCCGGGCGAACGACTCCTGCCGGGGATGCTGCGCGAGCGCGGCTATGCGACCGCCGGCGTCGTGTCGGCGTACGTGCTGCGCAAGGACGTCGGCCTCGATCAGGGCTTCGACATGTACGACAGCGCGCTGGCCATCCAGTCGCCGGAACTGTCGGTGGGCCAGGTGCAGCGCGACGGCGCCGAGTCGCTGGCGATCGCGGAGCAGTGGATCGGGCGGCGCCAGGATCCCCGCTGGTTCCTGTTCCTCCATCTCTACGAACCGCACAAGCCCTACGCACCGCCGGCCCGCTTCGCCCGGTACGCGCCGTATGACGGCGAGATCGCCTATGCCGACGAGCTCGTCGGCCGACTCGTGGCCGACCTGAAGGCGCGCGGGCTGTACGACCGCGCCACGATCGTGCTGCTGGCCGACCACGGCGAGGGGCTGGGCGACCACGGCGAGCTCGAGCACGGCGTCTTCCTGTACAACGAGACGACCCACGTGCCGCTCATCGTGAAGCGGCCCGGACAGAAGGCCGGCGGGCGCCGCGTGGCGGCGGCGGTCCAGCACATCGACGTCCTGCCGACGATCCTGGACGGCCTCGGCCTGCCGGTGCCGTCCGACCTCCAGGGCCGTTCGCTCGTGCCGCTCATGGACGGCACGGGGCCGGTCCGCGACACCGGCATCTACGCCGAGGCCCTGTATCCGCGCTACCACTTCGGCTGGAGCGAGCTGACGAGCATCACGGCCAACGACTACCGCTACATCAAGGCGCCGCGCGAGGAGCTGTACCAGCTGACGGCCGATCCCGGCGAGCGGACCAACCTGGCGGCCGAGCAGCCACAGGTGGCCTCGGGCTTCCGCGCGGGTCTGGAGCGGCTGATCGCCGGCCGCGCCATCGACATGCCCTCGGCGGTCTCGGACGAGGACCGGCGGCGCCTGGCGGCACTCGGGTACGTCAGCGTCACGGCGGCCGTGCCCGCCGGCGACGGCCTGCAGCTGGCCGACCCCAAGGACAAGATCGGCACGCTGCGCCTGTACCGGGAGACCGTGGACCTCATGGGCGAGCGGCGCTTCGGCGAGGCCATCGCCGGCTTCCGCACGATCCTGGCCGACAACCCGGCGATGAAGGACGTGTGGCACCAGCTCGCCAACGCGTCCATCCGCGCCGGCGA
Proteins encoded in this window:
- a CDS encoding sulfatase-like hydrolase/transferase, producing the protein MSARSRSDHATAARGGRARWSGIAAAVALAAVAATAGWGWWTRDRAADGPIVLISIDTLRADHLPAYGYSNVPTPALDALARDGVLFERAYSHSPQTLPAHTSILSGRLPFEHGVRDNIGFAVKPGERLLPGMLRERGYATAGVVSAYVLRKDVGLDQGFDMYDSALAIQSPELSVGQVQRDGAESLAIAEQWIGRRQDPRWFLFLHLYEPHKPYAPPARFARYAPYDGEIAYADELVGRLVADLKARGLYDRATIVLLADHGEGLGDHGELEHGVFLYNETTHVPLIVKRPGQKAGGRRVAAAVQHIDVLPTILDGLGLPVPSDLQGRSLVPLMDGTGPVRDTGIYAEALYPRYHFGWSELTSITANDYRYIKAPREELYQLTADPGERTNLAAEQPQVASGFRAGLERLIAGRAIDMPSAVSDEDRRRLAALGYVSVTAAVPAGDGLQLADPKDKIGTLRLYRETVDLMGERRFGEAIAGFRTILADNPAMKDVWHQLANASIRAGDLAAAIDAYERLVALDATDARALSGLAAVYLRQRDLDKAQAHAELAAKFATEDRRLEGGAYELLAKVALARRAPADARRYAELAEKADPTLPMASYVQGLLDHAAGRYEAALARFQETLRRLDETSVTLTEVHYYTADTLARLGRNAEAEAQFREEVTLFPANLQAWAGLAMLYRSQGRDDGVERTIGSMVQNVPTAEGYGLGARLWTMFGEPARAAGLQREAATRETAGRPPR
- a CDS encoding PAS domain S-box protein; its protein translation is MPAPSPHVQTAWVLGDVDDSAPTACTALEALGFAVTPRAWTRTTGRPPDLLVLCLGDGREVEAVRQVLDLTGSACAVVCIGAPPAVDRVRDSGLVEPLACLDRPVQAEDVVSAAQVALHARRLRRRSTRAAIEAAAGTHGVPDGLEAIRGQLRERESVLAGINANLVGTVVYRLVFTPDGRMHCPYISDSVVDLVGIPARAFTERAEVVFDIIVPEDLAGVREGIAASLLTDAPTSIDARVRTAAGELRWLQFRSRRTEILPDGGQVRDGVATDLTAIRLAEAALRDSEQRLEVTLASIGDGVLTTDVDGHVTRLNPVAEALTGWTQAEALGRPVADVFPIVDEGTRAPAVMPVDEVLATGRLHERGSHAALIARDGRAVPIADSAAPIRDGDGRVIGVVLVFRDETEVRAQRRLVDRQRRMLDGLRRVHERFIANPDGHDAFDDLLDVLVDSTGSACGCIDEVTREDAGALAMTTLAMSAGPAAALAGADADARRQVERMRDLLRDASATATPIVKGDRTADPPAAARGFRTFLALPVAVGGDVVGVVGVADRDGGYGATLVAELQPLVATARSLILARRADRRRRDAEAELRALNATLEERVEQRGRSLIAERRQADQELRRSHALLTATLEAATDGIVVTSREGPVTGFNEKFLALWPLDRADVERFDVDQLFDAAARSVEDAGAFLAAVRSAESEAGAQAVAEVTLQDGRHLEWYSQPQRVGDAVVGRVWSVRDVTERRRLERQVLRAQRMDAIGTLAGGIAHDLNNALAPITMAIQMLTLSNPGQADVLDTLASSAARASGMVRQLLTFAKGSDGGRTPIDTCQLVREIEKIVASTFPKSIRLTTRLPDAPTFVLGDHTQLDQVLLNLCVNARDALPHGGSLTIETAVETVPPIDAHEDQGAGLAPGAPAVVLRVTDSGTGIPAADLDRIFDPFYTTKPHEGTGLGLSTVLGIVKGHGGLVQVRSAPGAGSTFTVYLPPHAPDAPDAPRSVTPAARGGGELVLYVDDEAGVRRLAKKVLERLGFRAVTVADGNDALGALMDQRETIRLIITDLHMPRLGGLAFARAARKIAPEIPVVLASGRVEDKVLADFRDIGVTLVLEKPFSQQQMADILRIALGGQP